The Daucus carota subsp. sativus chromosome 9, DH1 v3.0, whole genome shotgun sequence genome window below encodes:
- the LOC108202970 gene encoding receptor-like protein kinase 7, which produces MASMFSGHRSIVIVLFSVLCMAFHACSDELDMLLQIKASLKDSDSRVLDTWRAEDSVCSFSGIMCNDKQKVQEINLSQENLAGTLPFDVICSLDSLEKLSLGSNFLSGKISDHLANCTKLTYLDLGNNSFSGEVPDLSSLTRLSFLSLNCSGVSGSFPWSSLRNLTALTFLSLGDNLFEKSPFPLEILNLDKLYWLYLTNSSIEGQIPEEIENLSLLENLELSDNFLFGKIPEGITKLAKLSQLELYDNNLSGNFPEGFGNLTTLRKLDVSNNSLEGDISVLKSLVNLESLQLFENKFSGEIPGEFGEFEFFQELSLYTNQFTGSLPQKIGSWSDFIYIDVSENLFTGLIPPDMCKKGSLTDLLLLQNNFTGGIPETYANCSSLTRVRVSKNSLSGSVPDGLWGLPNVNLMDLSMNQFEGSVTSNLREAKSLSQLFLSNNKFSGMLPVMMSDASSLVEIELGWNNFSGEIPSTLGELKNLSSLHLEANSFTGAIPESLGSCLSLNDISLSGNSLSSGIPYSLGSLPSLNSLNLSHNKLSGKVPLSLSSTRLSLLDLSNNQLSGPIPDALSVEVFSDGFLGNPGLCSNKRISGLKSCSSPGSTESAQLKIIVSIVIAGAFVAILSLATFLYVMKSKKNGQNCPMTRRDSWDMKHYHVLSFSEEEVVKALKQENLIGTGGSGNVYKVPLSCGKTLAVKHVWKSNSGGHKGFQMSSPMLGKGKSGSPEYDAEVEALSSIRHVNVVKLYCSITSEDSNLLVYEYMPNGSLWDQLHTCQKISMDWSVRYDIAVGAARGLEYLHHGYDRPVIHRDVKSSNILLDENMKPRIADFGLAKIVQPNGAKVAATQMIAGTYGYIAPEYAYTYKVDEKSDIYSFGVVLMELVTGKRPTEPEFGENKDIVQWVCDSMMRSDDSGIGLVDSTISEESKEDAARVLTIAIRCTMKVPNLRPSMRVVVQMLEEVEPFKLSEIVVSKDGENCKQ; this is translated from the exons ATGGCCAGCATGTTTTCAGGTCACCGGAGCATCGTTATCGTTCTGTTTTCTGTCCTCTGCATGGCATTTCATGCATGTTCCGATGAACTTGACATGCTTCTTCAGATTAAGGCCAGCCTTAAAGATTCGGATTCGAGGGTTTTGGATACATGGAGAGCAGAGGACTCAGTGTGCAGCTTTAGTGGCATAATGTGCAATGACAAACAAAAGGTACAAGAAATCAATCTCTCTCAAGAAAATCTTGCTGGAACTCTtccttttgatgttatatgtTCTCTTGATTCACTTGAGAAGCTTTCTTTAGGATCAAACTTTTTGTCTGGTAAAATTAGTGATCACTTAGCAAATTGTACTAAGTTGACATACTTGGATTTAGGCAACAACTCTTTTTCTGGAGAGGTTCCTGACTTGTCTTCCTTAACCAGACTTAGTTTCTTAAGCTTAAACTGTAGTGGCGTTTCGGGTTCATTTCCTTGGAGTTCACTGAGAAATCTTACTGCTCTTACTTTCTTGAGCCTAGGTGATAACTTATTTGAAAAGTCTCCATTCCCTTTGGAAATACTAAATCTTGATAAATTGTACTGGCTTTACCTTACCAACAGTAGTATTGAAGGCCAGATTCCAGAGGAAATCGAAAACCTCAGTCTTCTTGAAAATCTTGAGCTTTCAGACAATTTTTTGTTCGGAAAAATCCCAGAAGGAATCACCAAACTAGCTAAACTTTCTCAGCTTGAGCTTTATGACAATAACCTTTCTGGGAATTTTCCTGAGGGCTTTGGAAATCTCACAACTCTTAGAAAACTTGATGTTTCCAATAACAGCCTTGAAGGTGATATCTCTGTGTTGAAGTCATTAGTCAATCTCGAGTCATTGCAACtatttgaaaacaaattttcgGGAGAAATTCCAGGGGAATTTGGAGAATTCGAGTTTTTTCAGGAGCTGTCACTTTACACCAACCAGTTCACAGGTTCACTCCCACAAAAGATTGGATCTTGGtctgattttatttatatagatGTTTCGGAGAATCTTTTCACAGGCCTGATTCCCCCTGATATGTGCAAGAAAGGTAGCCTGACTGATCTACTTCTGTTGCAAAATAACTTCACTGGTGGAATTCCTGAAACTTATGCAAATTGCTCATCTCTAACACGTGTCCGTGTTAGTAAGAATTCTCTTTCAGGATCTGTTCCAGATGGGTTATGGGGTCTTCCTAATGTGAACCTGATGGATCTCTCTATGAATCAATTTGAAGGTTCAGTGACAAGCAATTTAAGAGAAGCCAAGAGCCTGTCTCAGCTATTTTTAtccaataataaattttctggaATGCTGCCAGTAATGATGTCAGATGCATCATCTCTGGTGGAAATTGAGTTAGGATGGAATAATTTTTCAGGTGAAATTCCATCAACATTGGGCGAACTGAAAAATTTAAGCAGTTTACATCTGGAAGCTAACTCTTTCACTGGAGCTATACCAGAGTCATTAGGCTCATGTCTATCACTTAATGATATAAGTCTATCTGGAAATTCTCTTTCGAGTGGAATTCCATATAGTCTTGGTTCTTTACCAAGCTTAAACTCCTTAAATTTATCACATAACAAGCTTTCTGGGAAAGTTCCTCTCAGTTTGTCATCAACTAGATTAAGCCTTCTTGATTTGTCCAACAATCAATTGAGTGGTCCCATACCGGATGCTTTATCGGTTGAAGTTTTCAGTGATGGCTTTCTTGGAAATCCAGGATTGTGTAGTAACAAGAGGATTAGTGGTCTTAAATCATGTTCATCCCCGGGTTCAACAGAGTCCGCGCAGCTTAAAATAATTGTGTCCATTGTCATAGCAGGGGCATTTGTAGCCATCCTGTCACTTGCTACATTCTTGTATGTTATGAAGTCCAAGAAAAATGGTCAGAACTGTCCTATGACAAGACGCGATTCTTGGGACATGAAACACTATCATGTCCTAAGTTTCAGCGAGGAGGAAGTAGTGAAAGCCTTAAAACAAGAAAACTTGATAGGTACAGGTGGCTCTGGAAATGTGTACAAGGTTCCCCTAAGTTGTGGCAAAACATTGGCTGTTAAACATGTCTGGAAGTCGAATTCTGGTGGACACAAAGGTTTTCAGATGAGCTCACCTATGCTCGGGAAAGGGAAGAGCGGATCACCTGAATATGATGCTGAGGTAGAGGCTCTGAGCTCCATAAGGCATGTGAATGTGGTGAAACTGTACTGCAGTATTACTAGCGAGGACTCGAATCTACTGGTCTATGAGTACATGCCTAATGGAAGCTTATGGGACCAATTGCACACATGTCAGAAGATCTCCATGGACTGGAGTGTCAGATACGACATAGCGGTTGGAGCAGCCAGGGGACTGGAATATCTCCATCATGGTTATGACAGGCCGGTGATACACCGTGATGTAAAATCAAGCAACATTCTCTTGGATGAGAACATGAAGCCGCGAATTGCTGATTTTGGGCTAGCAAAAATTGTGCAGCCTAATGGAGCTAAGGTGGCTGCAACACAAATGATTGCTGGCACATATGGCTACATTGCTCCTG AATACGCGTACACCTACAAAGTAGACGAAAAGAGTGACATCTACAGCTTCGGAGTAGTTCTGATGGAATTAGTGACAGGAAAGAGGCCAACAGAGCCCGAATTCGGAGAAAACAAGGACATTGTACAATGGGTTTGTGACTCAATGATGAGAAGTGATGACAGTGGCATTGGTCTGGTGGACTCGACGATTTCAGAAGAGTCGAAAGAAGATGCAGCTAGAGTGTTAACAATTGCAATTCGCTGCACGATGAAGGTTCCGAATCTAAGGCCTTCAATGAGGGTGGTAGTCCAAATGCTGGAAGAAGTTGAGCCTTTTAAGTTGTCTGAGATAGTTGTTAGCAAAGATGGTGAAAATTGTAAGCAATAA